From the genome of Kluyveromyces lactis strain NRRL Y-1140 chromosome F complete sequence:
CGAACCCACCATCCCTGTTTGGTGGTAGCCAATCTAGTGGTACAGCGACAGGCGTTCTCTCTTCTGGACCTCCTTCTGGCACTGGAATCAAGCCATTCCAACCTTATACGGAAAAGGATGTGTCAACTGGATATCCATCGGTGTTTCAATCTATTACTTGTATGCCTGAATATAGCCTTTATTCGTTTGAAGAGTTGAGGTTCCAAGattatcaacaaaataGGAAATTTAGCACCACTGCTGGAGGTCCGACAGCTTCTGCTATTGCTTCGCCATTCGGTCAACAACAGACAAATGGTACTAACAACACTTTTGGTTTaggaaataaaaatacCATCAGTGCAGGTGGCGCAACTCCCTTTGGTCAACAGCCTGCAAATTCACCTTTTGGCCAGCAACAGCCTGTAAATGCATTTTCACAACCTAATAACACTCCCTTTGGCCAACcacagcagcaacagcaaaCTGGCATGTTTGGACAACAGCAGAATAATTCTCCATTCGGGCAAAATACTgcttcaagttcttctcCATTCGGTTTAAACAAACCGGCTACCTCTGGAGGTCTGTTTGGACAAAACACCACCAATAATAATTCCGCATTTGGTCAAGCCAACAACTCATTATTTGGTCAACAAAACCAACAGCAAAACCCAGGTAACGCATTTGGTCAAAATACTGGTTCAAACACCTTTGGGAGCACTTTCGGCCAAACAAACACCAACAATCAACCGGGTGGTTTGTTTGGACAAAATAACACCACAGCGGCCAATACTGGTGGACTTTTTGGTCAACAAAGTAACGCCAATAACGCATTTGGTCAGAATAATAACACCTCAGGTGGattatttggatcaaaaCCAGGTGGAACTACAGGTGGCGGTTTATTCGGTCAGCAAGCACAGAACGGACCCTCTCCTTTCGGTCAACAAAATGCTGCTAATTCTACTCCATTCGGTCAGGTAAACAATACTCAGGCGGGTGGATTGTTTGGACAAAACAACACCAATACTGGCGGAGGTTTATTTGGACAGCAACAACCATCTAACACAAACAGTACAGGATTATTCGGACAACAAAGTAACGCAGCTAGCACTGGCGGTCCTTTCGGACAACAAAATAGCAACTCCATGAATCAACAGGGCGGAGGATTATTTGGTGCGAAGCCAACTACCGGTGGCCTGTTTGGATCAAACAACCAAAGTCAACAAGGTTCAACTGGGTTATTCGGAGCtcaaaataaaactgtAATGGGTGGTAGTTCCGCGCTGTTTGGTCAAAATAAtcagcaacaacaatctGGCGGATTGTTCGGACAAAGTAATCAACCGTCTGCAACGGGGGGGTTATTTGGTAATCAGAACCAACAAACACAGCAACCTAACACCGGTGGTTTATTTGGTCAGCAGAACAACAGTATGGCAAACAACACCGGAGGATTGTTTGGTGCAAAACCAACAGGAACTACTGGTGGATTATTTGGCCAAAGTAGTCAGCAGCAGAATACATCTAGCGGATTGTTTGGTCAAAATAACAACCAGAACAACACAGCAACGGGGGGTCTATTTGGTCAAAACAACCAGCAACAAGGTCAATCATCGGGTAGTCTCTTTGGTGCCAAACCTTCCGGCACTAACGCTTTAGGAGCTACCAACGGCGGGTTATTCGGAGGCAACACACAACAGCAGAATACGGCTACTGGTGGTCTATTTGGTGCCAAACCAGCTGATAGTGCGTCAACATCTGGTGGCCTTTTCGGCACTAAACCAACAGGTGGTTTGAGTAGTACCACTGGAGGTGGATTATTCGGTGGAAAACCTGCCGGAACTGCACCTTTTGGCGCAACAAACACGAACAATGCCTCATCAATTGGTGGCGGAAGTTTATTTTCTGCGAATAAGCCAGCAAATACTGGTTCGACAGGATTATTTGGATCACAAAACAACACTTCTGGTAATGCAAATACAGGTGGTTtattctcttcatcttccttGCAACAAAACCAACAAATGCAAAACCAGCAGCAAGCAGCACAAGCGAACTCCAATCCATATGGTACGGATGAGCTATTCTCCCGTGTTATCTCTATTCCTAATTCCATTACTCAACCAACTAAGCCTAGTGCCACAATGGTTTCTGCAgacttgaagaaaaagaactcCCTCTCCGCAGCATACAAGCTGCTTCCAAAACCCTTGTTTGACTCTAAAAAGTCGGAACCGAACTCCAGAAAGGTTAAAATTCATCTAAAACTATCAAAACCCAAGGAGGAAGACACTAGTTCGACTGCTCTAACAAGAAAGCCTATggattcttcaattttcaCTGCATCTACTGATGAGGCTATTTTAACTACCGGAGAACTCCTCTTTAATCCAGACAAAAAGTCTTTCAAAAACCTTATCATCAATCGCCAAaagatggaagaagatgataccTCATCtggtgaattgaaattcatAATCTTCAATACTGACGACGGACcacaaaagaaaatggaacagaaagagaataatgatatttttagcaaaatccaagaaacaCCTGTTTCCAAGCATCCTGATCTTTCTCCCGAGAGAGAAACTTCCATCATTATCGATACGGATAAAAAACGTAAAGTTTTCCATAAAAGCAAGTTAGTGGAGGATGACATTTCATTTACTGAAAATGGTTATTACATATCCCCCTCCTTTGAAACCCTAGAATCTCTAACTTTAATGGACGCTCGCAAGGTCGAAAACCTTGTTATTGGTCATGATGATTATGGAAAgattgaatttttgaagcCAGTAGATTTATCTTTAATTCCACTACCTTCGCTATGTGGTAAACTTGTAATCTTCGAAAATAGATGTTGCACCGTCTCGTATATTGGTGATAAACCAGAAAAAGGTCAAGGTTTGAATCTCCCTGCAAAAATCACATTGGTTGGTTGTTACCCTAAAGATAAATCCTCCGGAAAGCCAATCAAAGATCCGACTCATccgatattgaaaaaacatatagagaatttgaaatcaatgaaagAGGCCCAATTTGAATCCTATGATCCTGAAACAGGTTCCTGGTGCTTTGTTACTGAAGAACCTGTTGTATGAATAGCACACTTCAATCTTGTAGATTACATCATCATATTACatcttatatatatatatatatatactagTTTTAGGCTgcagttgaaaaaatattttCGAAAGAATCACAATAACACATGGAAATTGCATTGTCACGGTGGAATATGTGAATGGATATTAGGTGAGGTATAATGCGGTGTTGATATTAAGATCAACATACTAATTCTTCTGAAGATCAAtacaaaacaataaaaataatagATGCCACCTCCAGGAATCGAACCTGGGTTTCATCGGCCACAACGATGTGTAATAACCCCTATACTAAGATGGCGCAGGATACAAGATTTGTTGTGATATGCTTTGGATGATACTGATTGATTAATTGTTGAAACGGATCATAAACTATGATCGGGTAACTACCAATGTAATAGGCGGTTAAGTACCAAGATGATACGTAAGGATTGTTTCTAGTTGATACATCATCAACCAATCTGAGTTATTATATAAGGAGGCATTGGATCTGTACAATGACGATCAACACAGTCATGCCAGATCACCAGGTGCATCAACATACATTACTAGATATATAGCTAATAAACACTATGGATTCATCAGataccaaagatcttgaaataacaACACGTGACTGGAAATACCAGTATCAACAACATTAATCGCCTGATGAGGGATCGTAGAGACCAAACAAGTactgaatttgatataaGAATATACATAGTTAGATCCTTGAGCATATGCGTCTTGCTCCTTCTTGTTGCATCCAACCTCTCAAAAGGTTGCAACTTAACTCAGCCCTAATACTCAACTCATACTCAGTTGTCCGTCGGACTTTTTCATGGTAACTGATAGTCTCATGAGCCACTCGTCATGCGCAGCTTCTGCCTATTCCAATTTCACTAAATATTGTCACGTGACCCTCTTTGATCCATCTAGGCCTTCCCTTCTGGATACCACAGGATCCATATGCCCAGTCACTGACGTCTTGGAACTCTGCCGAGCGTTGGATAGCTCACATGACCTACAGGATGCCTGGCTTAAGCCTATCTTACGACACAAACCATAAGAATCTTACACCAAATGCAGTGACACAATTTCACGAGGTGGATACTGCCCCGCCTCCTCGTGGCACCTCGCCTCCCCTCAGGAATCAAGCCGTCATGTGTTGAATAGCCATGAACCCATATCTCAAGAAGACGCCATGGTAAATTCCATTATGAAATATGTTTATTGAGTGAGTCTTCGATAAAACCATACTTGTGTTTCCTTTTGAGTAAAGTAAGTGCAATATATCTTGAGTCGACGTAACGCAGAAGAATATGTATTGATGGAGATGACTCCAGTGAATGTCCCTCTCATTTAAACGTCTTTCTGATACGTTTATCAGTCATCTGTTGAGTGACCTCCAGAAGAGAATTGAAAGTAgttcattatttttttttacatATTCTCCTTACCACGCTGCAGTGCATAACCACTATATTATGGAGAAGAGCACAACCAAGGCCACCCGAAATATAAACAGTCAAATATGCTAAAAGCTTAATTAATCAAGTCGGAAAGCGTGGCTGATATACAAGCTACGTTGTTAAAACTCTTTAAAATGAAGACCACTACCCAGCTGCAGTGACTTGGGGTGACTCTGGATTGGGCTCATTTTTATCAGGCTCTGGTTTGATTATCTGTGCATCTGAAGACCATGATGAAGTATCAAATTGGAATGGATGATCAAAAATTTCTTCGTATGCTTCCAAAAACT
Proteins encoded in this window:
- the NUP116 gene encoding FG-nucleoporin NUP116 (weakly similar to uniprot|Q02629 Saccharomyces cerevisiae YKL068W NUP100 Subunit of the nuclear pore complex (NPC)) — protein: MFGASRPAFGQTSTSPFGQQTQSTTNAFGQQHSGTTNNLFGSSSANNAQSGFGGFGTGGANTNPTQTINSPFGMSQQQNTTTSPFGGAAAGAAAGNSLSNPPSLFGGSQSSGTATGVLSSGPPSGTGIKPFQPYTEKDVSTGYPSVFQSITCMPEYSLYSFEELRFQDYQQNRKFSTTAGGPTASAIASPFGQQQTNGTNNTFGLGNKNTISAGGATPFGQQPANSPFGQQQPVNAFSQPNNTPFGQPQQQQQTGMFGQQQNNSPFGQNTASSSSPFGLNKPATSGGLFGQNTTNNNSAFGQANNSLFGQQNQQQNPGNAFGQNTGSNTFGSTFGQTNTNNQPGGLFGQNNTTAANTGGLFGQQSNANNAFGQNNNTSGGLFGSKPGGTTGGGLFGQQAQNGPSPFGQQNAANSTPFGQVNNTQAGGLFGQNNTNTGGGLFGQQQPSNTNSTGLFGQQSNAASTGGPFGQQNSNSMNQQGGGLFGAKPTTGGLFGSNNQSQQGSTGLFGAQNKTVMGGSSALFGQNNQQQQSGGLFGQSNQPSATGGLFGNQNQQTQQPNTGGLFGQQNNSMANNTGGLFGAKPTGTTGGLFGQSSQQQNTSSGLFGQNNNQNNTATGGLFGQNNQQQGQSSGSLFGAKPSGTNALGATNGGLFGGNTQQQNTATGGLFGAKPADSASTSGGLFGTKPTGGLSSTTGGGLFGGKPAGTAPFGATNTNNASSIGGGSLFSANKPANTGSTGLFGSQNNTSGNANTGGLFSSSSLQQNQQMQNQQQAAQANSNPYGTDELFSRVISIPNSITQPTKPSATMVSADLKKKNSLSAAYKLLPKPLFDSKKSEPNSRKVKIHLKLSKPKEEDTSSTALTRKPMDSSIFTASTDEAILTTGELLFNPDKKSFKNLIINRQKMEEDDTSSGELKFIIFNTDDGPQKKMEQKENNDIFSKIQETPVSKHPDLSPERETSIIIDTDKKRKVFHKSKLVEDDISFTENGYYISPSFETLESLTLMDARKVENLVIGHDDYGKIEFLKPVDLSLIPLPSLCGKLVIFENRCCTVSYIGDKPEKGQGLNLPAKITLVGCYPKDKSSGKPIKDPTHPILKKHIENLKSMKEAQFESYDPETGSWCFVTEEPVV